Proteins co-encoded in one Kribbella solani genomic window:
- a CDS encoding MerR family transcriptional regulator: MRVTISEFARLVGLAPSALRFYDDCGLLPPAEVDAANGYRYYDQSQRARARLLRDLREIDLPLPEVRVALDADPSEVAEVVRAHLRTLEARSAATRTAAANLLTQLLAEHTTAVLGGPELASAIRQVTPTAAVHSEDNLVLSCVLIELGPDELSFVATDRYRMAVRTVRPVEFGGASGQVLVPADQLAAVSRWAAAGDIVRIEARSGERVRLAYGDEVRELDTIDAEYPAYQAILDNLTPPACRVVVDRLNLLDALTGREVVAFDIDPEAVRIGDEVKLDAVGSGSVRIGFTAGLLAAALEASVGPDVLLEICASDRPAVVRSADQGTFTTLVMPVRLDG, encoded by the coding sequence TCGACGCGGCGAACGGCTACCGGTACTACGACCAGTCCCAACGGGCGCGCGCCCGGCTGCTCCGGGACCTCCGAGAGATCGACCTGCCGTTGCCTGAGGTACGGGTCGCGCTGGACGCTGACCCGTCGGAGGTGGCGGAGGTAGTACGTGCTCATCTCCGCACCCTGGAAGCACGGTCCGCTGCGACGCGTACTGCCGCGGCCAATCTGTTGACGCAGCTGCTTGCTGAACACACCACCGCGGTGCTGGGCGGACCTGAGCTGGCCAGTGCGATTCGCCAGGTCACACCTACTGCTGCCGTGCATTCAGAGGACAACCTGGTTTTGAGTTGTGTGTTGATTGAGCTGGGACCGGACGAGCTCTCGTTTGTGGCGACCGATCGGTACCGGATGGCGGTGCGGACCGTTCGGCCGGTGGAGTTCGGCGGGGCGAGCGGGCAGGTGCTCGTACCGGCGGATCAGCTCGCGGCGGTGAGCCGGTGGGCGGCGGCCGGCGACATCGTACGGATCGAGGCGCGGTCGGGCGAGCGGGTGCGATTGGCGTACGGCGATGAGGTCCGTGAACTCGACACGATCGACGCGGAGTACCCGGCGTACCAGGCAATCCTCGACAACCTGACCCCGCCGGCCTGCCGAGTGGTCGTGGACCGGCTGAACCTGCTCGACGCACTCACCGGGCGCGAGGTGGTTGCCTTCGACATCGACCCGGAGGCGGTACGGATCGGCGACGAGGTAAAACTCGACGCCGTCGGCTCCGGCAGCGTACGAATCGGCTTCACCGCCGGTCTCCTGGCAGCCGCCCTCGAAGCGAGCGTCGGCCCGGACGTACTACTCGAGATCTGCGCATCCGATCGCCCAGCAGTCGTCCGCTCCGCCGACCAGGGCACGTTCACCACCCTGGTCATGCCAGTCCGCCTGGACGGATGA
- a CDS encoding AAA family ATPase, with protein MTVIWINGTFGAGKTTTAGKLVELVEGARLFDPEHVGYLLKVNLSDQQFTDFQQLPPWRALVPAVIDEIIRFTGHHVIAPQTVLVESYWHELEAGLRSRGHDVVHVLLDADADTLHDRIDADPTGTDIRPWRHQHVDTYLAARPWLTASADLVINTTTTPATPATTRIHNHLTKPKAG; from the coding sequence ATGACGGTGATTTGGATCAACGGAACGTTTGGCGCGGGTAAGACTACGACGGCTGGGAAGCTGGTTGAGTTGGTTGAGGGGGCGCGGCTTTTCGACCCCGAGCATGTTGGCTATCTGCTGAAGGTGAACCTGAGCGATCAGCAGTTCACCGACTTCCAACAGCTACCACCGTGGCGCGCGCTGGTCCCCGCCGTGATCGACGAAATCATCCGCTTCACCGGCCATCACGTGATCGCGCCACAGACCGTACTGGTCGAGTCGTACTGGCACGAGCTGGAGGCAGGCCTACGTTCCCGCGGTCACGACGTCGTACACGTCCTTCTCGACGCGGACGCCGACACCCTCCACGACCGAATCGACGCCGACCCGACCGGCACCGACATCCGCCCCTGGCGCCACCAGCACGTAGACACCTATCTCGCAGCCCGCCCCTGGCTCACCGCATCCGCCGATCTGGTCATAAACACCACCACAACCCCCGCCACCCCAGCCACCACCCGAATCCACAACCACCTGACGAAGCCGAAGGCCGGATGA
- a CDS encoding DJ-1/PfpI family protein codes for MRTAYVAVYETLADWEIGHLAVELRTGRFTGTPWTVVTVGESLEPVVTMGGMRIVPDVTIADVSVEAGDLLVLAGSAEWDAGGGVAFAELAGRFLAAGVPVAAICGATAGLARAGLLDDRKHTSAAKEYLQATTGYQGSDNYVDERAVVDGDLITAGPDSPVQFARAVLDRLQLADEKKLEAYEGVFHRADPASYGVLVG; via the coding sequence ATGAGGACAGCATATGTGGCGGTGTACGAGACGTTGGCGGACTGGGAGATCGGGCACCTGGCCGTGGAGTTGCGGACCGGGCGGTTTACCGGGACGCCGTGGACCGTGGTGACGGTGGGGGAGTCGCTGGAGCCGGTCGTGACCATGGGCGGGATGCGGATCGTGCCGGACGTGACGATCGCGGACGTCTCGGTGGAGGCGGGTGATCTGCTGGTGCTCGCGGGGTCGGCGGAGTGGGATGCCGGCGGTGGGGTCGCGTTCGCGGAGTTGGCGGGGCGGTTCCTCGCGGCGGGTGTACCGGTGGCGGCGATCTGCGGCGCGACCGCGGGGCTGGCGCGGGCGGGATTGCTGGACGATCGGAAGCACACCAGTGCGGCGAAGGAGTACCTGCAGGCGACGACCGGATATCAGGGCTCGGACAACTACGTGGACGAGCGGGCGGTGGTCGACGGGGATCTGATCACGGCCGGTCCGGATTCGCCGGTGCAGTTCGCTCGCGCGGTGCTCGATCGGTTGCAGTTGGCCGACGAGAAGAAGCTGGAGGCGTACGAGGGCGTCTTCCACCGCGCCGACCCAGCGTCGTACGGGGTGCTGGTCGGGTGA
- a CDS encoding MarR family winged helix-turn-helix transcriptional regulator → MTVPPREDWPEVGKRSEGGVVVTDVILATFRLNARLMEAAQGLAQHGDMTAAWWQVLGGVLDEPRSVADVGRIMGVSRQGVQRIADLLVERGLAEYRPNPAHRRAKLLACTEAGYWAIRQISVAQGPWTTELAKSVDVEDLRTTLRTMQALITTLEEA, encoded by the coding sequence ATGACTGTTCCGCCGCGGGAGGACTGGCCTGAGGTTGGGAAGCGTTCTGAGGGTGGGGTGGTGGTGACGGACGTCATCCTCGCCACCTTCCGCCTGAACGCGCGGCTGATGGAGGCCGCGCAGGGCCTGGCCCAGCACGGTGACATGACAGCCGCCTGGTGGCAGGTGCTCGGTGGCGTACTGGACGAGCCGCGCTCGGTCGCCGACGTCGGCCGGATCATGGGTGTCAGTCGGCAGGGCGTGCAACGGATCGCGGACCTGCTGGTGGAGCGTGGCCTGGCGGAGTACCGGCCGAACCCGGCACACCGCCGCGCCAAACTGCTCGCCTGTACGGAGGCGGGCTACTGGGCGATCCGCCAGATCTCGGTCGCCCAGGGCCCGTGGACCACCGAGCTGGCGAAGTCCGTCGACGTCGAAGACCTGCGTACGACTCTGCGCACCATGCAGGCTCTGATCACCACGCTGGAAGAAGCTTGA
- a CDS encoding polysaccharide lyase family 8 super-sandwich domain-containing protein: MDVTRRRLLSFVPATALLTAVRPAPAAQAAVPHRLMTDNPSQLLANAIAIYAGTPESNARPEVAAKVAAIDSTARTWLAALDRAGAGELFAGLPLGTSDPNLSASYQHLYEIALAYRRPGPASDLQGNEQVRSRIADKLIWLHDNYYGDQSKGYYGNWFTWEIGISTYASKTLALIDAPPDLITRYVTSMDAYLRNGKNGDVDLDSRFHTGANLVDITANRVLQGALLNDDARLRKALQDQFTVFATVDPYNLQHGVTDGYYADGSFVQHASVAYTGSYGKALLSRVVQTIKVLAGTEYAQSDDLVGVVQGWVEHGFAPLIFEGWMMEIVKGRAVSRTATGYDDVAVVVEAIVDLADYATGADAARLKAFAKFTARPTINVNGFASPVSIGRFADLKADASIVPADLNPAASTTAFNAMDRTVHRRPGYAFALARNSERISKYEYMSGENLMPWFQGDGAHYLYLSGEDQTRSFGVDYFTSVSPYALGGVTAPVEPRKTIPELYGKQYYDNPALDFTPSSESQNTYVYFPTGTNVHSGGATLEAYGAVGWVQSDDFAYASRAELPDDFAVYKNAAATKSWFLLDDEIVVLAAGVGDADRAVTTTLDTRIAAAGDAVSVTGIRRNGGSWSGAGAVDPRWLRYTNGTAAVGYHFLQPAALTVDLQTATRSRRLIRATNPDTAVTKQVFGLTFTQPAGTTRSLAYTLVPNATESAMRSYAHGRIVVLANTVGMQAIQHLGLRLTAANTFTRGAHNLPGLSIDGPASLLLRRQSGGAVSVAVSDPTTKRDSVTVNLWAQYLRAAAPVPGVQVTRTLTGTRLTFTTRHTYGKSLAIKLLPAW; this comes from the coding sequence GTGGACGTCACCCGCCGCCGCCTGCTGTCCTTCGTTCCTGCCACCGCGCTGCTGACCGCCGTCAGACCGGCGCCGGCCGCTCAAGCCGCAGTGCCCCACCGCCTCATGACGGACAACCCCAGCCAGCTGCTCGCCAACGCGATCGCGATCTACGCCGGTACGCCGGAGTCGAACGCGCGCCCCGAGGTGGCCGCGAAGGTCGCCGCGATCGACAGCACGGCGCGTACCTGGCTGGCCGCGCTCGACCGCGCCGGCGCCGGCGAGCTGTTCGCGGGCCTCCCGCTCGGTACCAGCGATCCGAACCTCAGCGCGTCGTACCAGCACCTGTACGAGATCGCGCTCGCGTACCGCCGGCCCGGACCGGCGTCGGACCTGCAAGGCAACGAGCAGGTTCGGAGCCGGATCGCGGACAAGCTGATCTGGCTGCACGACAACTACTACGGCGACCAGTCGAAGGGGTACTACGGCAACTGGTTCACCTGGGAGATCGGCATCTCCACGTACGCGTCGAAGACGCTCGCGCTGATCGACGCCCCGCCCGACCTGATCACCCGGTACGTGACGTCCATGGACGCGTACCTGCGCAACGGCAAGAACGGTGACGTCGACCTCGACTCGCGTTTCCACACCGGCGCGAACCTCGTCGACATCACCGCCAACCGCGTACTCCAGGGCGCGCTGCTCAACGACGACGCGCGGCTCCGCAAGGCGTTGCAGGATCAGTTCACCGTCTTCGCCACGGTCGACCCGTACAACCTGCAACACGGTGTCACGGACGGGTACTACGCGGACGGTTCGTTCGTACAGCATGCCTCCGTCGCATACACCGGATCGTACGGAAAAGCCCTGCTCAGCCGGGTCGTGCAGACGATCAAGGTGCTGGCCGGGACCGAGTACGCGCAGAGCGACGATCTTGTCGGCGTCGTGCAGGGATGGGTGGAGCACGGGTTCGCGCCGCTGATCTTCGAAGGCTGGATGATGGAGATCGTCAAGGGCCGCGCGGTCTCCCGGACGGCGACCGGGTACGACGATGTCGCGGTCGTGGTCGAGGCGATCGTCGACCTGGCCGACTACGCGACCGGCGCGGACGCGGCCCGGCTGAAGGCGTTCGCGAAGTTCACCGCGCGGCCGACGATCAACGTGAACGGGTTCGCCTCGCCGGTCAGCATCGGGCGGTTCGCGGACCTGAAGGCGGACGCGTCGATCGTCCCCGCCGACCTGAATCCGGCCGCGAGCACGACCGCGTTCAACGCGATGGACCGGACCGTGCACCGGCGGCCCGGGTACGCGTTCGCGCTGGCGCGGAACTCGGAGCGGATCAGCAAGTACGAGTACATGAGCGGCGAGAACCTGATGCCCTGGTTCCAGGGCGACGGCGCGCACTACCTGTACCTGTCCGGCGAGGATCAGACCCGGTCGTTCGGCGTGGACTACTTCACCAGCGTTTCGCCGTACGCGCTGGGTGGGGTGACGGCGCCGGTCGAGCCGCGGAAGACGATCCCGGAGCTGTACGGGAAGCAGTACTACGACAACCCGGCCCTGGATTTCACTCCTTCGTCTGAATCACAGAACACTTACGTCTACTTCCCGACCGGAACCAACGTGCACTCCGGCGGCGCGACGCTGGAGGCGTACGGTGCGGTCGGCTGGGTGCAGTCGGACGACTTCGCGTACGCGTCCCGGGCCGAACTTCCGGATGATTTCGCGGTGTACAAGAACGCGGCGGCGACCAAGTCGTGGTTCCTGCTCGACGACGAGATCGTCGTACTCGCGGCCGGCGTCGGTGACGCGGACCGTGCGGTGACGACGACCTTGGACACCCGGATCGCGGCCGCTGGTGATGCGGTGTCCGTGACCGGCATACGGCGCAACGGCGGCAGCTGGTCCGGCGCCGGAGCGGTCGACCCGCGCTGGCTGCGCTACACCAACGGCACGGCGGCGGTCGGGTACCACTTCTTGCAACCGGCCGCGTTGACCGTGGACCTGCAGACCGCGACCCGCAGCCGACGGTTGATCAGGGCAACCAATCCGGACACGGCCGTCACCAAGCAGGTGTTCGGATTGACGTTCACCCAACCGGCCGGTACGACCCGGTCGCTCGCGTACACATTGGTGCCCAACGCAACGGAATCGGCGATGCGCTCGTACGCGCACGGACGGATCGTGGTGCTCGCGAACACCGTTGGTATGCAGGCGATCCAGCATCTCGGCCTGCGCCTGACGGCCGCGAATACGTTCACCCGTGGCGCGCACAACTTGCCCGGTCTGAGCATCGACGGTCCGGCTTCGTTGCTGCTGCGGCGTCAGTCCGGCGGGGCGGTTTCGGTCGCGGTGTCCGATCCGACGACGAAGCGGGACAGCGTCACGGTGAATCTGTGGGCCCAGTACCTGCGCGCGGCGGCGCCGGTGCCCGGCGTACAGGTGACGCGCACGCTCACCGGAACCCGGCTGACGTTCACGACGCGGCACACCTACGGGAAGAGCCTGGCGATCAAGCTTCTTCCAGCGTGGTGA
- a CDS encoding TetR/AcrR family transcriptional regulator, with amino-acid sequence MARPRLVSDDVILDATRQVLAELGPVKLTLAAVGARVGLAPPTLMQRFGSKRGLLLASAARSPLMVRYAADQAAARDGSPLANLRYFALSSVAHITRREELGNGLGFVQLDVADPEFRKHALAYAAAIVAACDQFYRAAIEAGELRPDTDVPALARHTLVCFEGTLQVWAVNGWGSLTEFLTEQLDLMIAPYLNQE; translated from the coding sequence ATGGCCCGGCCCCGGCTGGTGAGCGACGACGTGATCCTGGACGCGACGCGTCAGGTTCTGGCCGAGCTCGGACCGGTGAAGCTGACCCTCGCGGCGGTCGGCGCGCGGGTGGGGCTGGCGCCGCCGACCCTGATGCAGCGGTTCGGATCCAAGCGCGGTCTGCTGCTCGCCTCCGCCGCCCGGTCACCGCTGATGGTCCGGTACGCCGCCGACCAGGCCGCGGCCCGGGACGGTTCGCCGCTGGCCAATCTCCGGTACTTCGCGCTCTCGTCGGTCGCCCACATCACGCGGCGCGAGGAACTCGGCAACGGGCTCGGATTCGTTCAGCTCGACGTCGCGGACCCGGAGTTCCGGAAGCACGCGCTGGCGTACGCGGCCGCGATCGTGGCGGCCTGCGATCAGTTCTACCGCGCCGCGATCGAGGCCGGCGAACTACGCCCGGACACCGACGTACCGGCGCTGGCCCGACACACCCTTGTCTGTTTCGAAGGCACGCTCCAGGTCTGGGCGGTGAACGGCTGGGGCTCGTTGACCGAGTTCCTGACCGAGCAGCTCGACCTGATGATCGCGCCCTATCTCAACCAGGAGTAA
- a CDS encoding type II CAAX prenyl endopeptidase Rce1 family protein — protein sequence MFLRVVVFYLITMTFSGLLNALQSATGPSTDLIQLVQFAPALGVGVMYLLFRRTTRVAARFTPAPVVVGRSILMIGIVTAAMLVSVLVHVVAGQTWRAESLPFPFGVLVITMLIGAAGEELGWRAYLQPYLQTRFSVLRSSLIVGLLWGFWHIGGFANGIVFMLLFVVMATSMSVVMGAVLAGARRTNLVIATVMHAAVNLWLILLFTEEKGNLFPIAVLAVVWAITAYVVHSVQVRRSVVVQNRSARPVRLG from the coding sequence GTGTTCTTGCGAGTGGTGGTCTTCTACCTGATCACGATGACCTTCAGCGGCCTGCTGAACGCGTTGCAGTCGGCAACCGGTCCGAGTACGGATCTGATCCAGCTGGTGCAGTTCGCGCCGGCGCTCGGCGTTGGCGTGATGTACCTGCTCTTCCGCCGTACGACCCGGGTCGCCGCCCGCTTCACCCCGGCCCCGGTCGTGGTCGGGCGTAGCATTCTGATGATCGGCATCGTCACCGCGGCGATGCTCGTGTCCGTCCTGGTGCATGTGGTCGCCGGGCAGACCTGGCGGGCGGAGAGCCTGCCGTTCCCGTTCGGGGTGCTGGTGATCACGATGCTGATCGGTGCCGCGGGTGAGGAGCTCGGCTGGCGCGCGTACCTGCAGCCCTACCTGCAGACGCGGTTCTCGGTGCTGCGTTCGTCGCTGATCGTCGGGCTGCTCTGGGGGTTCTGGCACATCGGTGGGTTCGCCAACGGAATCGTGTTCATGCTGCTGTTCGTGGTGATGGCGACGTCGATGTCGGTCGTGATGGGCGCGGTGCTGGCCGGCGCGCGGCGTACCAACCTGGTGATCGCCACCGTGATGCATGCGGCGGTGAACCTGTGGCTGATCCTGCTGTTCACCGAGGAGAAGGGCAACCTGTTCCCGATCGCCGTACTGGCCGTGGTCTGGGCGATCACCGCCTACGTGGTGCACTCAGTGCAGGTACGACGCTCCGTTGTAGTCCAGAACCGCTCCGCTCGCCCAGTTCGCCTCGGCTGA